In Armatimonadota bacterium, the sequence GAGGGAATTCCCCGTGGCAACGACCCAGATGCTGCTCGCCGGGTGGTACCCACCCCCGATCATGGGTGGTACCCACCCCCGGCGATCACGTGGTACACATGGGGCGACTATGCCCGGTACACTCTAGCGCGACTGCTGACATCGAACCACATAAATACTGGATTCTCTACCAACGGACGGATTGGCGGTCGTCCGAAGGAATCATGGGTTCGGCTCCGCTCACCACAGGGAGAAAGAGAGGCCCGAAGGGCCGTTTTGGGCGGCCGAAGTGGTCGAAAAAGGGGTGAGCCGTCCGAAGGTCTGGGAAGCGGAAAGAGCCGAGAGTAAGCCTGTTACACGCCAAAACGCGCCTCTCGGCGAGGCGGGCTTTCGGCGACAGAGAATGTCTCGATAGAAGGTGTTGGTGGAGGGAACCCGGGTCGGGCTTGAGTCCGAAGGCTGATCTGCATCAGCTCGAATTCGCACACTCCGTCGTGACGGAAGCGCATCCCGCGATCGGCGGGATCCGCGACATCTGCGGATTACCCGTCGCTCATGCGGCTTCCCCCGCGCGGCTGGCGGGCACCAGCAGCCGGGGGGCGATCTTGCCGTCCTCGACGTCCACGATGACGGTGTCACCAGGGCGGAACTCGCCGCGCAGGATGCCGCCGGAGATGGGATTCTCGACCAGGCGCTGGAGGGTGCGCCGCAGCGGGCGCGCCCCGTACTCCTCGTCGAAGCCGGCCTCGCCCAGCAGGTCGCGCGCGGCATCGGTGAGCTGCAAGGTGATCGCGCGCTCGCCGAGCTGCCCCTCCACGCGCTTGACCATGAGGTCCACGATGCGCCGAATCTGCTCGCGGTCGAGCGGGTGGAAGATGATGATCTCATCTATGCGGTTGAGCAGCTCCGGGCGCATGACCCGACGCAGCTCCTCCAACATGCGCTCCTTCATCGCCTCGAAGTCGGCTTGGCGCTGCTCGGGCATGAAGCCCACGGATGCCTTCATCCACTGGCTGCCGATGTTGGAGGTCATGATGACGACGGTGTTCTTGAAGTCAACGGTGTGCCCGGAGGCGTCGGTCAGGCGGCCGTCCTCCAGGATTTGCAGCAGGACGTTGAACACGTCGGGGTGCGCCTTCTCGATCTCGTCGAACAGGATCACCCGGTATGGCCGGCGCCGTATGGCCTCGGTCAACTGGCCGCCCTCCTCGTAGCCGACGTACCCCGGCGGCGCCCCCACCAGGCGCGACACCGTGTGCCGCTCCTGGTACTCCGACATGTCGAGGCGCACCATCGCCTCCTCGTCATCAAACAGGAACTCCGCCAGCGCGCGCGCGAGCTCGGTCTTGCCGACGCCGGTGGGGCCCATGAAGATGAACGAGCCGATGGGCCGCTTGGGGTCCTTGAGCCCGGCGCGGGCGCGGCGAATCGCCTCCGACACCGCGACCACCGCCTCGTCCTGGCCGATGACCCGCTCGTGCAGGCGCTGCTCCATCTCCAGCAGCTTGTGCGCCTCCTGCTCGAACATGCGCGACACGGGAATGCCGGTGGCGCTGGAGATGATCTGCGCGATGTCCTCCTCGGTGACGGTGGCCGCGTCCTCGCCGCGGCCGGCCTCCCACTCGCCGCGCCTGGCCTCGAGGTCGGCGCGCAGGGAGTCGATCTCTTGCTTGAGCTGGGCCGCGCGCTGGTAGTCCTGGGCCATGGCGGCACCCTCGCGCTCTGATTCGAGTTGGCCGATGCGCCCCTCCAGCTGGTTGATCTCGGGTGGGGTGTAGGCGGTCTCGATGTGCTTCTTCGCTCCGGCCTCATCCACCAGGTCAATCGCCTTGTCGGGGAGAAAGCGGTCGGTGATGTAGCGGGCGGACAGCTTGGCCGCGGCCTCCAGGGCGGAGTCCTCGATCTTCACCTGGTGA encodes:
- a CDS encoding AAA family ATPase; its protein translation is MDLSKFTDKAKEALAISQEVAVRYRHTQLDAAHVLLALLEQREGIAPLILRRAGIDAAAVQTQVENALARAPKAQVSGSGGGQMQIYVTPALHRLLTETAWQQAQRLHDSLIAVEHILLALLETPGDAGGLLRAAGLTQDGADRALREIRGAHSVTDETAESKYAALERYSRDLTDMARKGELDPVIGRDDEIKRLIQVLSRRTKNNPALIGDPGVGKTAVVEGLAQKVVANQVPENLKGKRVIALDLGAMVAGSKFRGEFEERLKAVMDEIRKAKGEIILFIDELHTVVGAGAAEGAIDAANLLKPALARGELQCVGATTLDEYRKHIEKDSALERRFQPVFLDEPSVEETVEILRGLRDRYEQHHQVKIEDSALEAAAKLSARYITDRFLPDKAIDLVDEAGAKKHIETAYTPPEINQLEGRIGQLESEREGAAMAQDYQRAAQLKQEIDSLRADLEARRGEWEAGRGEDAATVTEEDIAQIISSATGIPVSRMFEQEAHKLLEMEQRLHERVIGQDEAVVAVSEAIRRARAGLKDPKRPIGSFIFMGPTGVGKTELARALAEFLFDDEEAMVRLDMSEYQERHTVSRLVGAPPGYVGYEEGGQLTEAIRRRPYRVILFDEIEKAHPDVFNVLLQILEDGRLTDASGHTVDFKNTVVIMTSNIGSQWMKASVGFMPEQRQADFEAMKERMLEELRRVMRPELLNRIDEIIIFHPLDREQIRRIVDLMVKRVEGQLGERAITLQLTDAARDLLGEAGFDEEYGARPLRRTLQRLVENPISGGILRGEFRPGDTVIVDVEDGKIAPRLLVPASRAGEAA